A genomic segment from Aspergillus puulaauensis MK2 DNA, chromosome 1, nearly complete sequence encodes:
- a CDS encoding uncharacterized protein (COG:S;~EggNog:ENOG410PP3Y;~SECRETED:SignalP(1-27)), protein MRPQSWINFAHVRGLLVWALVLPAVLAEETATESAGVSRPGPDQEIVDIVPVKDAPPIAGTNIHHQGHAHEHLQVEADEIGSLIQRSSISSSFPTAFDTSLSNNFTTKSCPSFFKKFLADSSFTDCHAISTLLRDSTGFFHTLRSAASTSHVLDTACSADVSSCSSTMSSFASDLLDDDNCGEDYEAGNPLVANAYYDMITYEPIYRATCLQNPDTSDYCFVDAVTNSSNPVDYDIYFLPYGSSIDSSSTPTCGPCLQAALDIFSEWAQVKDQPLADSYLPSAKAINGRCGADFAKVNITVGEEDDVPSAASSQQVVSLPLWLSLTVGAALVSL, encoded by the coding sequence ATGCGCCCACAATCATGGATCAACTTCGCCCACGTACGGGGATTGCTCGTCTGGGCTTTGGTCCTTCCAGCAGTTCTCGCTGAAGAGACTGCGACAGAATCTGCCGGTGTTTCGCGACCTGGTCCAGACCAAGAGATCGTCGACATAGTGCCCGTCAAAGATGCTCCACCCATCGCTGGGACGAATATCCACCATCAGGGACACGCCCACGAGCATCTTCAGGTGGAGGCCGATGAAATCGGATCTCTCATCCAGCGATCGTCGATATCGTCTAGCTTCCCCACGGCCTTCGACACCAGCctctccaacaacttcacCACAAAGAGCTGCCCaagcttcttcaagaagtTTCTCGCAGACTCCAGCTTCACCGACTGCCATGCCATCTCTACGCTCCTTCGCGACTCTACCGGATTCTTCCACACTCTTAGGTCCGCCGCCTCCACATCGCATGTCCTCGACACGGCCTGCTCTGCCGACGTctcgtcctgctcctccacTATGTCCAGCTTCGCCTCCGacctcctcgacgacgacaactgCGGCGAGGACTACGAAGCCGGCAACCCCCTGGTCGCAAACGCGTACTACGACATGATCACCTACGAACCCATCTACCGTGCCACCTGCCTCCAAAACCCGGACACATCAGACTACTGCTTCGTCGATGCCGTCACAAACTCCTCCAACCCGGTTGACTACGACATCTACTTCCTCCCCTATGGCAGCTCGATTGACTCCTCATCCACCCCAACCTGCGGCCCCTGCCTCCAGGCAGCTCTAGACATCTTCAGCGAATGGGCTCAGGTCAAGGACCAGCCGCTTGCAGATTCGTACCTTCCCTCAGCCAAAGCAATCAACGGCAGGTGCGGTGCGGATTTCGCAAAGGTTAACATCACcgttggtgaagaggacgacgTACCCTCTGCTGCTTCGTCGCAGCAAGTTGTCTCACTCCCTCTCTGGCTTTCCCTAACAGTAGGCGCTGCCCTAGTATCATTATGA
- a CDS encoding phosphotransferase family protein (COG:I;~EggNog:ENOG410PHRI;~InterPro:IPR011009,IPR002575,IPR041726;~PFAM:PF01636), with translation MAGTVRQPIDVPALERYIDQNVPIIKTPLEVKQFGFGQSNPTYQLIASDGKKFVLRKKPPGKLLSKTAHKVEREYKIIHALEQTDVPVPKAYCLCEDNSVVGTPFYIMEFLDGRIFTDPAIPEVSAEERTALWKDAVRTLAKFHRVVPKSIGLEGFGKPTGFYDRQIATFTTVSKAQSQAVDVESKEPVGELPHFMEMVAFFQDKSTQPKDRGTLVHGDYKIDNMVFHKTEPRVIGVLDWEMATVGHPLSDFCNLTSPYFLEGTEYQVEKFRPGAVAGLPTREDCLRWYSEYAGWDPTPEIIWGDAFFQWRSSVIMQGIKARYALRQASSARAAEYAQKTVPFALGAWERVQKVQAVLRQKGKL, from the exons ATGGCAGGTACCGTACGTCAACCGATCGATGTTCCAGCCCTGGAACGGTATATCGACCAGAATGTACCCATCATCAAGACACCACTGGAGGTAAAACAG TTTGGTTTCGGCCAATCCAACCCAACCTACCAGCTCATCGCCTCCGACGGAAAGAAGTTCGTTCTGCGCAAGAAGCCGCCAGGCAAATTATTGTCGAAGACCGCACACAAGGTTGAGCGGGAATACAAGATTATCCATGCGTTGGAACAAACGGACGTGCCTGTCCCCAAGGCGTACTGTCTCTGCGAGGACAACAGCGTAGTTGGGACACCCTTCTACATTATGGAGTTCCTGGATGGGAGGATATTCACCGATCCCGCAATCCCGGAGGTATCTGCTGAGGAGAGAACAGCTTT GTGGAAGGATGCCGTACGAACCTTAGCCAAATTCCATCGCGTCGTCCCCAAGTCCATCGGGTTAGAAGGATTCGGAAAACCAACAGGGTTCTATGATCGACAGATCGCCACGTTTACGACAGTCTCCAAGGCCCAATCTCAAGCCGTCGACGTAGAATCGAAGGAGCCGGTCGGGGAGCTGCCCCATTTCATGGAGATGGTGGCCTTCTTTCAGGACAAGAGCACACAGCCAAAGGACCGTGGGACGTTAGTGCACGGCGATTACAAGATTGACAACATGGTCTTCCACAAGACCGAGCCTCGTGTTATCGGCGTGTTGGACTGGGAAATGGCCACGGTGGGACACCCGCTCTCGGACTTTTGCAACCTCACCAGCCCATACTTCCTCGAAGGAACGGAATACCAGGTGGAGAAGTTCAGGCCAGGCGCTGTTGCCGGTTTGCCCACGCGAGAGGACTGCCTGCGGTGGTACAGCGAATATGCCGGATGGGATCCGACGCCTGAGATCATTTGGGGAGACGCATTCTTTCAATGGAGGAGCTCGGTTATCATGCAAGGCATCAAAGCACGCTATGCCTTGAGGCAGGCTAGCAGCGCGCGTGCCGCAGAGTATGCCCAAAAGACGGTGCCATTTGCCCTCGGGGCATGGGAGCGAGTACAGAAGGTACAGGCCGTCCTTCGCCAGAAG
- the BUD16 gene encoding pyridoxal kinase (COG:H;~EggNog:ENOG410PHE3;~InterPro:IPR029056,IPR004625,IPR013749;~go_function: GO:0008478 - pyridoxal kinase activity [Evidence IEA];~go_process: GO:0009443 - pyridoxal 5'-phosphate salvage [Evidence IEA]), with amino-acid sequence MSADLVPETRVLAVASHVVYGHVGNKMATLVMQSLGCDVAALNTVHFSNHTGYRQFKGTRATAEEIRNLYEGLCMSNLTDFDVMLSGYAPSAAAVEAVGSIGQDLQRKAAARPGSFFWVLDPVMGDQGRLYVNDDVVPAYKNIVQYADLILPNQFEAEVLSGIQITSLQTLAKAITTLHATYKIPHVIITSVQLSKLSPSQENPSPNSTQNLLTVIGSTTLSSGKPRLFRIDVPAIDCFFSGTGDMFAALTVARLREAVFADRNPDLRNTKSWVSGDDVRPTELPLAKATEKVLASMHNVLEKTNEARDVELAATAPASGGSEEVQKKEHLRRTKAGEIRLVRNVRFLREPTVEFKAKEWEGDY; translated from the exons aTGTCCGCAGATCTGGTCCCCGAAACGAGGGTCCTTGCCGTTGCCAGCCAT GTTGTCTATGG CCATGTCGGTAACAAAATGGCAACCCTCGTCATGCAGTCTCTGGGCTGTGATGTTGCCGCTTTGAATACCGTTCATTTCA GCAATCATACTGGCTACCGCCAGTTCAAGGGCACTAGGGCAACAGCAGAGGAGATCAGAAACCTCTATGAAGGCTTGTGCATGAGCAACCTCACAGACTTTGATGTCATGCTCTCCGGCTATGCGCCgagtgctgctgctgttgaagcCGTCGGGTCTATCGGTCAAGACCTCCAACGCAAGGCTGCAGCCCGTCCCGGTTCTTTCTTTTGGG TCCTGGACCCCGTAATGGGCGACCAAGGCCGTCTATACGTCAACGACGATGTAGTACCAGCATACAAGAACATTGTGCAATATGCCGACTTGATCCTCCCAAACCAATTCGAAGCCGA AGTCCTCTCCGGCATCCAAATAAcctccctccaaaccctcGCAAAAGCAATAACAACCCTACACGCAACCTACAAAATCCCCCACGTAATCATCACCTCAGTGCAACTCTCCAAACTCTCCCCATCGCAAGAAAACCCCTCACCAAACTCCACCCAGAACCTCCTAACCGTGATCGGCTCCACAACCCTCTCCAGCGGCAAACCGCGCCTCTTCCGCATCGACGTCCCAGCCATAgactgcttcttcagcggcACAGGCGACATGTTCGCCGCACTAACCGTCGCCCGCCTCCGCGAGGCCGTGTTCGCCGATCGCAACCCAGACCTCCGGAACACAAAGTCCTGGGTATCGGGCGACGATGTACGCCCCACGGAGCTGCCGCTTGCAAAGGCCACCGAGAAGGTTTTGGCTAGTATGCACAATGTGCTGGAGAAGACTAATGAGGCGAGGGATGTGGAACTCGCGGCCACTGCGCCTGCGTCTGGGGGAAGCGAGGAGGTGCAGAAGAAGGAACATCTACGGCGGACGAAGGCTGGCGAGATTCGACTGGTAAGGAACGTGAGGTTTTTGCGGGAGCCTACGGTGGAGTTCAAGGcgaaggagtgggaggggGACTATTGA